The following coding sequences lie in one Sorghum bicolor cultivar BTx623 chromosome 6, Sorghum_bicolor_NCBIv3, whole genome shotgun sequence genomic window:
- the LOC8074749 gene encoding F-box/FBD/LRR-repeat protein At1g16930, which translates to MEMEEQQFQTNVDVSVSNMERDLQRHLRRKGVDVPDPLTMGTALVLMYAYDAIPDPPVSPAAPLSSAFAARAPADGVDRISLLSDALLRNVVSRLPAKDAARTAALATRWRGLWRSVPLAVVDAHILPDWIPDDHAMPGGEDILSWAVAVVASRVLDAHPGPFRCVHLSRCHMASHQADVERWLELLAAKGVQELVFFNRPWPIDHPLPRSLYGCTSVTRLHLGMCTVPSTAGLPRTARFPHLRELVLDTVAIEEGDLHFLINRSPVLEVLTITTNQTGARVRLISRSLRCVQVTTSAEVHVTVVDAPRLERLLMWMISPAVPGESCSRIKIGHAPNLCMLGHWQPGFELEIGNTILKVGTKMSPSAMVPTVKILALEVGFQVHNEVKMMPCFLKCFPNVETLHVFSLNDVPSGNVDPKFWKEEAGCIDCVQRHVKRFVFQEFRGKRSELAFLKFIAERAQVLEKMVVTVASKCFSSADAVNAKLKPLISAIWASKDCKLIVFKSPSSDLASPVWASKMASNFSCRDPFDLLTANAELCSLCASTF; encoded by the exons ATGGAGATGGAGGAGCAGCAGTTTCAAACGAACGTGGACGTCAGCGTGAGCAACATGGAGCGCGACCTGCAGCGCCACCTGCGGCGCAAGGGCGTCGACGTTCCCGACCCGTTGACGATGGGCACGGCCCTGGTGCTCATGTATGCGTACGACGCCATCCCCGACCCACCCGTGTCTCCCGCCGCGCCTCTCTCCTCCGCCTTCGCCGCGCGGGCCCCAGCCGACGGCGTCGACCGCATCAGCCTCCTCTCCGACGCGCTGCTCAGGAACGTCGTGTCGCGCCTCCCCGCCAAGGACGCCGCGCGCACCGCCGCGCTCGCCACGCGCTGGCGCGGCCTCTGGCGCTCCGTgcccctcgccgtcgtcgacgcCCACATCCTCCCGGACTGGATCCCGGACGACCACGCGATGCCCGGGGGCGAGGACATCCTGTCCTGGGCCGTCGCCGTCGTGGCGTCCCGCGTCCTGGACGCGCACCCGGGCCCCTTCCGCTGCGTCCACCTCTCCCGCTGCCACATGGCGTCGCACCAGGCCGACGTCGAGCGCTGGCTGGAGCTCCTCGCCGCCAAGGGCGTCCAAGAGCTCGTCTTTTTCAACCGCCCGTGGCCGATCGACCACCCTCTCCCACGCTCGCTCTACGGCTGCACCTCCGTCACCCGCCTGCACCTCGGCATGTGCACGGTCCCCAGCACCGCCGGGCTCCCGCGCACCGCACGCTTCCCCCACCTCCGGGAGCTTGTCCTCGACACGGTTGCTATCGAGGAAGGAGACCTCCACTTCCTGATCAACCGGAGCCCCGTCCTGGAGGTCCTCACCATCACCACAAACCAGACCGGGGCTCGAGTCCGGCTGATCAGCCGCAGCCTGCGGTGCGTGCAGGTGACCACGTCTGCCGAAGTGCACGTCACTGTGGTGGACGCTCCTCGTCTGGAGAGACTGCTCATGTGGATGATATCACCTGCTGTTCCGGGCGAGAGTTGCTCAAGGATCAAGATTGGCCATGCACCCAACCTGTGCATGCTGGGACATTGGCAGCCGGGATTCGAACTGGAGATTGGCAATACCATCCTCAAG GTGGGTACTAAAATGAGCCCAAGCGCCATGGTCCCAACCGTCAAGATCTTGGCTTTGGAGGTGGGATTTCAAGTCCACAATGAAGTAAAAATGATGCCTTGCTTTCTCAAATGTTTTCCCAACGTCGAGACACTACATGTCTTC TCACTAAATGATGTCCCCAGTGGCAATGTTGATCCCAAGTTCTGGAAGGAGGAGGCTGGCTGTATTGATTGCGTCCAGAGGCATGTGAAGAGATTTGTCTTCCAAGAGTTTCGGGGTAAGAGAAGTGAGCTAGCGTTCCTCAAGTTCATTGCTGAGAGAGCACAAGTCCTGGAGAAGATGGTGGTCACGGTGGCCTCTAAATGCTTCTCTTCAGCAGATGCTGTCAATGCTAAGCTGAAGCCTCTGATTTCTGCAATATGGGCCAGTAAAGACTGTAAACTGATTGTCTTCAAGAGTCCATCCTCTGATTTGGCATCCCCTGTTTGGGCTTCCAAAATGGCATCTAATTTTTCATGCAGAGACCCGTTTGATCTTCTGACCGCTAATGCTGAACTCTGCAGCCTCTGTGCTTCAACATTCTAG
- the LOC110436508 gene encoding ATP-dependent helicase ULS1-like — MEIIELSSESEGENFVDLCSDGEDNTVLCSDSTVSCSDSEDDGHGDRTRFRPTIQPLSISTTSDENSDEEPIMLEVDSFLSDTRPASTFYRPAENRPATGKISKLTKKELLGQSITSVIDAQADIGSEVPEKSLFSVDEKVVYEDALQYIQQEKREEDLPEDVLSVSLLKHQKISLARMVSRENNAHCSGGILADDQGLGKTISTIALIQKERLQQSRFMSNDSECEISIVDES, encoded by the exons ATGGAAATTATTGAGTTAAGTTCAGAATCAGAGGGCGAAAACTTTGTTGACTTGTGTTCAGATGGTGAAGACAACACCGTTCTGTGCTCAGACAGCACCGTTTCATGCTCAGACAGTGAAGACGATGGTCATGGTGATCGCACCCGTTTTCGCCCGACCATCCAACCTCTCAGTATCAGCACAACTTCTGACGAGAATAGCGACGAAGAACCAATCATGTTGGAAGTCGACAGTTTTTTAAGTGACACTCGTCCGGCTTCAACCTTTTATAGGCCTGCCGAGAATAGACCAGCCACTGGAAAGATATCAAAACTGACAAAGAAGGAATTGCTTGGGCAGTCCATAACTTCTGTTATTGATGCTCAAGCCGATATTGGCTCAGAAGTCCCAGAGAAAAGCCTTTTCAGTGTTGATGAGAAAGTTGTTTATGAAGATGCCCTGCAG TATATCCAACAGGAAAAAAGGGAAGAAGATTTGCCTGAAGATGTTCTGTCAGTATCACTCCTTAAGCATCAG AAAATATCATTAGCTCGGATGGTCTCTAGGGAGAATAATGCACATTGCTCAGGTGGAATTTTGGCGGATGATCAG GGTCTTGGGAAAACAATATCGACAATTGCCCTTATACAGAAGGAGAGGCTTCAGCAATCTAGGTTCATGAGTAATGATTCAGAATGTGAAATATctattgtcgacgaaagctag
- the LOC110436507 gene encoding helicase-like transcription factor CHR28, with translation MDKKEFKAHASRPRAVKKKRLRSTASSLRPTSSPAAGTLVVCPASVLKQWANELSTKVTRSAELSVLVYHGGSRTRYPTELAEYDVVVTTYAIVAREVPKENPNDEVSPGNKRKLKKNTKGKAKKINKPGPLAKVRWFRVVLDEAHMIKGHQTQTAKGCCGLNAERRWCLSGTPMQNNIVDLYSYFRFLKYEPYSKFRSFSSMLKDPISRDTSLGYKKLQTVLRIVLLRRTKETLLDGEPIIKIPPKTIQLSKIDFTKEERAFYLRLEENSRQTLKGRSEDFIQKNYVHIFALLSQLRQACNHPFLLRGKESCAHSLRLAKQLPVVTAVNLLKVLESGAAKCTICGVSKQFIQNLCMQFFNPPKDTVAPPCAHVFCSKCVHLELLENKRIIEKVCPASPHCGREISAENLLFTDVLKFCLWPNLESEAPASHSIDVHQPFSVCESSYISSKIRNTIDILNSIINTGDADDTMGSVPSESTTPAKAIVFTQWTGMLDLLECSLASNHIEFRRLDGSMPLNVREKAVKEFNTDPEVRVIIMSLKAGNLGLNMVAACHVLMLDPWWNPSAEDQAVDRAHRIGQTRPVTVSRLTVKDTVEDRILSLQEGKRKMIESALGEDPSGGSPATRLTVEDLKYLFKM, from the exons ATGGACAAGAAGGAATTCAAGGCTCATGCTAGTCGGCCAAGGGCTGTTAAGAAGAAAAGACTGAGGTCTACTGCATCAAGCTTGAGGCCAACGTCTAGCCCAGCTGCAGGTACATTGGTGGTGTGCCCTGCTAGTGTTCTTAAGCAGTGGGCTAATGAGCTGTCCACCAAGGTTACAAGAAGTGCGGAATTGTCTGTTCTGGTTTATCATGGAGGTTCAAGGACTAGGTATCCCACTGAACTGGCAGAATATGATGTAGTTGTTACAACATACGCAATTGTGGCTCGTGAAGTGCCTAAAGAAAACCCTAATGATGAGGTTTCTCCTGGCAATAAAAGGAAACTTAAGAAAAATACGAAAGGCAAGGCAAAGAAGATAAACAAACCTGGCCCACTTGCTAAGGTACGATGGTTCAGAGTTGTTCTAGATGAAGCTCACATGATAAAAGGACACCAAACTCAAACGGCTAAAGGCTGTTGTGGACTGAATGCAGAAAGGAGATGGTGCTTATCAGGAACACCTATGCAAAATAACATTGTGGACCTTTACAGCTATTTTCGCTTCTTGAAATATGAGCCTTATTCTAAATTTCGTTCATTTAGCTCTATGCTAAAAGATCCAATCTCAAGGGACACAAGTCTTGGCTATAAGAAACTTCAAACTGTCTTGAGGATAGTTCTGCTACGGCGCACAAAAG AAACACTACTTGATGGAGAGCCAATCATAAAAATACCACCAAAGACAATTCAGTTGAGTAAAATAGATTTCACTAAGGAGGAGCGGGCTTTCTATTTAAGGCTTGAAGAAAACTCTCGTCAAACGTTAAAG GGACGTTCTGAAGATTTCATACAGAAAAACTACGTGCACATCTTTGCGTTGCTGTCTCAACTTCGGCAGGCTTGTAACCACCCTTTTCTTTTAAGGGGGAAAGAATCGTGTGCCCACTCTCTAAGATTGGCAAAGCAACTTCCTGTGGTGACGGCAGTAAATTTGCTTAAAGTTCTGGAAAGCGGTGCTGCAAAATGTACCATATGTGGTGTAAGCAAACAGTTCATTCAGAATTTGTGCATGCAATTTTTT AATCCGCCAAAGGATACTGTCGCACCACCATGTGCTCATGTTTTCTGCTCCAAGTGTGTGCATTTGGAGTTATTAGAAAATAAAAGGATAATTGAGAAGGTGTGCCCTGCTTCTCCACATTGTGGAAGAGAAATAAGTGCTGAAAATCTTTTATTCACCGATGTATTGAAGTTCTGTCTCTGGCCTAATCTGGAGTCTGAAGCACCAGCCAGTCATTCCATAGATGTGCACCAACCATTCTCGGTCTGTGAAAGTAgctacatctcctccaagatccgGAACACCATTGACATACTGAACTCGATCATCAACACGGGGGATGCTGATGATACCATGGGATCAGTTCCAAGCGAGAGCACTACTCCTGCTAAGGCCATAGTGTTCACCCAGTGGACTGGCATGTTGGACTTGCTGGAGTGTTCACTGGCCAGCAACCATATTGAGTTCAGGAGGTTGGATGGGTCAATGCCTCTGAACGTAAGAGAAAAGGCAGTGAAAGAGTTCAACACTGACCCAGAG GTGAGAGTAATAATTATGTCACTGAAGGCTGGCAATCTTGGTCTGAACATGGTAGCCGCCTGCCATGTGCTCATGCTTGATCCTTGGTGGAATCCCTCTGCTGAGGACCAGGCAGTTGATAGGGCACACAGGATCGGTCAGACTCGTCCGGTTACTGTTTCCCGTCTAACCGTCAAAGACACCGTGGAAGACCGCATTTTATCTCTGCAG GAGGGAAAAAGGAAGATGATCGAATCTGCGCTGGGTGAGGACCCATCCGGTGGCAGTCCAGCAACCCGGCTCACTGTAGAGGATCTCAAATACCTCTTCAAGATGTGA